The Plectropomus leopardus isolate mb unplaced genomic scaffold, YSFRI_Pleo_2.0 unplaced_scaffold6061, whole genome shotgun sequence genomic sequence gtatatatatatttttttctgtgacatattttgaatatgaatatgaattcaattaaaaaaaaagatatttttctctattaaaaaaaatcctaataatcctcccctcttttttacaattaaattttaggtcattttcatgtcattttttaaacttattttttgcagttttgggattttttttgccgttttttttcctcatatgaAGACTTTAAATAGCAGCGTCTCTGCGGCTGATTTGTTCAGTGACCTCGGCCGGCTGCTCTGACCTGGCGCGCTGCCATTGGCGTCCAGCGTTCGGCTGTAGGTGAGGTGCGTCAGGCCGCGGTTCAGGTTGGGTGGATTGAGGGGCTCGTTGGGAGTCTGCGCcttctgaaagggttaaagagtcAGACAGAGGGTCAGAGGTTTGCAGGGTAAATGTCGGAGGACAGAAGCTGTGAGGGACAGTTAGACATGCAGCGCACCGTCTCCAGGCTCTGTTTGGGACAGCCGTCCGGGTTGTAGAGCATCGGGTATCCTCTCCTCAGCACCACGTCCACGCTCTGACCCATCGGCACCGACTTCAGCATCTCCACCACCTCCTTATGAGAGCGGCCCAGCACGCAGCTGTCGTTGATGTAGACCAGGATGTCCGCTGCACCGGGACACACGGGGACACACAGCGGGACACACGgggacatgattttttaaagaaaacatgcaaccCAAACTCACGggccaaaataaaacttgccAAAATGACACTATTTATCACAGGCAGAAATGTGATTCCAAAATTTCCGATGGATTTGTGTCtttgagctgcagacagagcagcTGTACGCGGGAGCCCTCTTCATATCAGTAATTTATGggttcaatttaaaaaatcttctctgttctgtttttatgtttcctgACTGTTGCATCACTCGCTCTTATCT encodes the following:
- the LOC121939792 gene encoding membrane-associated guanylate kinase, WW and PDZ domain-containing protein 2-like, coding for DILVYINDSCVLGRSHKEVVEMLKSVPMGQSVDVVLRRGYPMLYNPDGCPKQSLETKAQTPNEPLNPPNLNRGLTHLTYSRTLDANGSAPGQSSRPRSLNKSAAETLLFKVFI